The Rhizobium leguminosarum genome includes a region encoding these proteins:
- a CDS encoding GumC family protein encodes MSGVARDQDVDIDLGQLVRAVWARRLRILTITLVGAGVAFAGAKIMSPQYRTETRILIEPRAPAFASTQQINDASAGPLMDELNIASQVQLLQSADLLKKVINDLKLYNLPEFDDAASGSAMSSILVKLHLKKNPLENPPEERVIDAFVERLQVYQVPGSRVIGINFTSKDPKLAAAIPNAMANVYLSTQSGAKLDSNSEATRWLEPEIEGLRQKVSEAEKKVAEYRTSHGLLQTNGTTTFPAQQLNDISAELTRVRGDKANAEARAQAVRNALSSGEASDTLPDIMSSQAIQRLKGTESGLQSQISDLQTSLLNNHPRLKSLRAQLSDIRTQIRQETQKILASIENESKVADLRASELERQSETVQATSARAGEDEVGLNALEREANAQRQLLETYLVRYREAASRADSNSSPADARIVSRAVEPVDPYFPKVVPIVVVAAVATLIMSAIVIMLAELFSGRALRPTDAASETIEAEAVVEEKHAPQAAPIAAAAGKPVQPSMLAVVADEEDAIEDVRAAEEVPEDEPEDENEFSIASVADYLTGSRAPLAIAISPTGDNGSAATVSLTRMLADAGHRVILIDMTGSGYPTELMAEDQAALGVTDLLCGEAAFGDTIHGDRLSDAHLIPQGQSDVRRAMRGVDRLSLLLDALAAAYDLVLVECGSADVAGVSRLTRSRDVEIILSLPKVEETIFVALMTEFQAAGYERVVLMSGGEGAEQTLGRAAYVKAD; translated from the coding sequence ATGTCCGGCGTAGCTCGTGATCAGGATGTGGACATCGATCTCGGCCAGTTGGTCCGTGCGGTCTGGGCGCGCCGTCTGCGGATTTTGACAATTACCCTCGTGGGGGCGGGCGTCGCCTTTGCCGGCGCCAAGATCATGTCGCCGCAATATCGCACCGAAACACGTATCCTCATTGAACCCCGGGCGCCGGCCTTCGCCAGCACGCAGCAGATCAATGACGCCAGCGCCGGCCCGCTGATGGATGAGCTGAACATCGCCAGCCAGGTGCAGCTTCTGCAATCGGCCGATCTCCTCAAGAAGGTCATCAACGATCTGAAGCTCTATAACCTGCCGGAATTCGACGATGCCGCCAGCGGTTCGGCCATGAGCAGCATCCTGGTGAAGCTGCACCTGAAGAAGAACCCGCTGGAAAATCCGCCCGAAGAGCGCGTCATCGACGCCTTCGTCGAACGCCTGCAGGTCTATCAGGTGCCGGGTTCACGCGTTATCGGCATCAATTTCACCTCCAAGGACCCGAAGCTCGCCGCCGCTATCCCGAATGCCATGGCGAATGTCTATCTTTCGACCCAGAGCGGCGCCAAGCTCGATTCCAATTCCGAGGCGACCCGCTGGCTGGAGCCGGAGATCGAAGGTCTGCGCCAGAAGGTTAGCGAAGCCGAGAAGAAGGTCGCCGAATACCGCACCTCGCACGGGCTGCTGCAGACGAACGGCACGACCACTTTTCCGGCCCAGCAACTGAACGATATTTCCGCTGAGCTGACCCGCGTGCGGGGCGACAAGGCCAATGCCGAGGCGAGGGCGCAGGCAGTGCGCAATGCACTGTCTTCGGGCGAAGCCTCCGATACGCTGCCTGACATCATGTCCTCCCAGGCGATCCAGCGGCTGAAGGGGACGGAATCCGGCCTGCAGTCGCAGATCTCCGATCTGCAGACCAGCCTTCTCAACAACCATCCGCGGCTGAAAAGCCTGCGTGCCCAGCTCTCCGATATCCGCACCCAGATCCGCCAGGAGACGCAGAAGATCCTGGCGAGCATCGAGAACGAGTCGAAGGTCGCGGATTTGAGGGCGAGCGAGCTCGAGCGCCAGTCGGAAACGGTGCAGGCCACCAGCGCGCGCGCCGGCGAGGACGAGGTCGGTCTCAATGCGCTGGAGCGTGAAGCAAACGCCCAGCGTCAGCTGCTCGAAACCTATCTGGTGCGCTACCGCGAGGCCGCCTCGCGTGCCGACAGCAATTCGAGCCCGGCTGATGCCCGGATCGTTTCCAGGGCCGTCGAGCCGGTCGATCCTTATTTCCCGAAGGTGGTACCGATCGTCGTCGTCGCTGCCGTCGCGACGCTGATCATGAGCGCCATCGTCATCATGCTGGCCGAACTCTTCAGTGGCCGGGCACTCCGCCCGACAGATGCGGCTTCAGAGACAATCGAGGCAGAAGCAGTCGTCGAGGAGAAACATGCGCCGCAGGCTGCTCCGATCGCCGCTGCCGCCGGAAAACCCGTTCAACCGAGCATGCTCGCTGTCGTCGCGGACGAAGAGGATGCGATCGAGGACGTGAGGGCTGCCGAGGAGGTGCCAGAGGACGAGCCGGAGGACGAGAATGAATTCTCCATCGCCTCGGTTGCGGATTATCTCACCGGCAGCCGCGCGCCGCTGGCAATCGCCATATCTCCGACTGGTGACAATGGATCGGCGGCGACGGTTTCGCTGACCCGCATGCTCGCCGATGCCGGCCACCGCGTCATCCTGATCGATATGACCGGCTCCGGCTACCCCACGGAACTGATGGCCGAGGACCAGGCCGCCCTTGGCGTCACCGATCTGCTTTGCGGCGAGGCCGCCTTTGGCGACACGATCCACGGCGACCGCCTTTCCGATGCCCATCTCATTCCCCAGGGTCAGAGCGACGTGCGCCGCGCCATGCGCGGTGTCGACCGGCTGTCGTTGCTGCTCGATGCGCTCGCCGCCGCCTACGATCTCGTGCTGGTCGAATGCGGTTCGGCCGATGTCGCCGGCGTATCGCGGCTGACGCGCAGCCGGGACGTCGAGATCATCCTCTCGCTGCCTAAGGTCGAGGAGACCATTTTCGTTGCACTGATGACGGAATTCCAGGCTGCCGGTTATGAGCGCGTCGTGCTGATGTCGGGCGGCGAGGGGGCCGAACAGACGCTCGGCCGGGCCGCCTATGTCAAAGCTGATTAG